A single window of Salvia splendens isolate huo1 chromosome 6, SspV2, whole genome shotgun sequence DNA harbors:
- the LOC121808373 gene encoding uncharacterized protein LOC121808373 isoform X3, with amino-acid sequence MANVNEKDVDSGGEEDVTNFRIRTKLLSSCSGAGVNAASSVNLLAFATTDHPLSELVWSPHTGLSLKCANRGDDARKPFLLWNVGPSTMERGNGDDHDMIIDKDLVGPSHDVVEREADSFHPRTVLTEESRIELAEGVVPATPAKGSCMGSRWTGKALSDGDIYRRSSDEDDDSVESSMSTRLTPKGVKRKICDEDAILGSKKMKQIHGSDGSTLVMKPDSSFMKWISNMMTNGRPHPNNEDSESPLPLACANDVYSKNFVCFKPRGSAAASISMGFQAVFQSLYCRETDELSAGEEKMVEPIEVSREGAVDGVKSPENIHVEHLAKDTASDGVARAADALGEETKIPEKEACPNTTVGPSKPRTSLWITRLATNTLRLEKGKETAEETIRCSSYGVSPTHRTITTMRNTASRTEMFDAIRSLRLSRADVMRWMDSEAPLRDLDGFFVRLRLAGVGGGSYYVGCITGESSSKKAILVDVGGVKSSIATQYVSNHDFLEDEIKAWWNRSLGSGCRIPSLAELNSKFNNPHTMDAGRRTTEQ; translated from the exons ATGGCGAATGTAAATGAGAAGGATGTCGATTCAGGAGGTGAGGAGGATGTTACGAATTTcagaatccgcacgaaattgcTGAGTAGTTGCTCAGGTGCAGGTGTAAATGCAGCATCAAGTGTGAACCTGCTGGCTTTTGCAACAACCGATCATCCCCTGTCTGAATTAGTCTGGTCACCGCACACCGGCCTCAGCCTCAAATGTGCTAATCGCGGGGACGATGCTAGGAAGCCTTTTCTCCTGTGGAATGTTGGACCGAGCACCATGGAgcgaggaaatggagatgatcaTGACATGATCATTGATAAGGACTTAGTAGGTCCAAGTCATG ATGTGGTCGAGAGGGAGGCGGATTCATTCCATCCGCGGACTGTCCTGACCGAAGAATCAAGGATAGAACTTGCTG AAGGCGTGGTTCCTGCTACCCCGGCTAAAGGCTCGTGTATGGGAAGCAGGTGGACAGGGAAGGCGTTGTCGGATGGAGACATCTACAGGAGATCATCGGACGAAGATGATGACAGTGTGGAGAGTTCTATGAGCACTAGGCTGACTCCGAAGGGTGTGAAGAGGAAGATATGCGACGAAGATGCGATTCTCGGGAGCAAGAAGATGAAGCAGATTCATGGAAGCGATGGATCTACACTTGTGATGAAACCGGATAGTTCTTTCATGAAGTGGATATCGAACATGATGACCAACGGTCGTCCTCATCCTAATAACGAGGATTCTGAATCGCCCCTGCCTCTTGCTTGTGCGAACGATGTGTACAGTAAGAATTTCGTGTGCTTCAAACCGCGAGGCTCTGCAGCTGCAAGCATCAGCATGGGGTTTCAAGCCGTGTTCCAGTCTTTGTACTGTCGTGAGACGGATGAGTTGAGCGCAGGAGAGGAGAAGATGGTCGAGCCCATCGAAGTTTCTAGAGAAGGCGCGGTGGATGGTGTAAAATCACCTGAAAATATACATGTTGAGCACCTAGCCAAAGATACGGCTTCGGATGGAGTGGCCCGTGCTGCTGATGCTTTAGGCGAAGAGACGAAGATTCCTGAAAAAGAAGCGTGCCCGAATACGACAGTGGGACCGAGCAAACCTCGTACAAGTTTGTGGATTACTCGTCTTGCCACCAACACTCTTAGGTTGGAGAAAGGCAAGGAGACAGCTGAAGAAACCATCAGATGCTCCTCCTACGGTGTTTCTCCTACTCATCGGACTATCACCACAATGCGGAATACAGCTTCTAGGACGGAGATGTTTGACGCAATCAGGAGCCTACGGCTTAGTCGGGCGGATGTTATGAG ATGGATGGATTCGGAGGCTCCTTTGCGCGATCTAGACGGTTTCTTTGTGCGATTGCGGCTCGCGGGAGTAGGGGGAGGTAGTTACTATGTGGGTTGCATAACAG GTGAAAGTAGTTCAAAGAAAGCCATCTTGGTGGATGTGGGAGGCGTCAAATCGTCCATTGCTACACAATATGTGTCTAACCATGACTTTCTTGAG GATGAAATCAAGGCTTGGTGGAACAGGAGCCTAGGTAGTGGCTGTCGGATTCCTTCCTTAGCCGAGCTCAACTCCAAGTTCAACAACCCACACACGATGGATGCTGGACGGAGAACAACGGAACAGTGA